Proteins co-encoded in one Chitinophagales bacterium genomic window:
- a CDS encoding AAA domain-containing protein — MSDSKFLQILKQKLTVGNRRSIHLNVLPSRQLNRLDLKDIEVLQANLPQKFIETLLTKSKFTFHLEYRNAEKRIEQLEEDESKTLLLLNKRLNAITYENNDNFLEHGVKPFAFGYPILLKRDRSDPKRIIKAPVLIWYLDIEKSATQAYKWTIRREEDYPILVNQMLIAHIEKDENITLQNIAEEFLDDSKIDESELVDIANQILKQFNAEEEHFSAIVTPCPGSDTIKHIDLKKPTIRWAGVFGIFKTQKQPIIKDIDQLMRLQSPELVERENPDLHTEIRNLENSLEQSDILYDKYKTAEISFQKSTFVGIATDPSQQAIINTLAKSPLKIIQGPPGTGKSQSLTALILNALENGAKCLVVCEKRTALEVIQNNLHRLGLQDLTIIIEDISKDRTKVVDSVRDRIDRKAEMPTFEEFQYQHVLAQARKAKEIVNGHHHFLGRERLGAYNWTDLVGLFLKRVEQENKIAALDELLNTASFEFAYNEYLSLLEAIQQSQPLFANIPLENQKNNLFSINIWTALQSHPLQRISKRLYQSEKPAEARFYVEKQLKRFVPEIERLLAELQKIRREYIQKLQNQYETIFHSLKGKTDALQNRLQQNLQLYKDNFDQTSGMTHFGVKVLAVFSGKHQQILQEQKQCIGDYFEIKSKWNETKYFDHTFTEVGEEEVFTFSQLKENVAIFVASLETWKSEFPKWIENYADDLSGQNIQPPIEMDESLAMVQSHYQEHIEAINEADFLQAQIVEGDERLKSQMINLQWLVNHLSEIQQNFNAYVSFAKWQYFYLNCHALQQSVLKALIQIQPSDWQIAFEGWYFHWTLARNESTETPKDDQTLKSLRAYMKSIEELQIPKILRAWHRYQHKSVRKFNDRATHTSVKRLYNKRGSKGERRNSLRKIINADFDLFTDFFPVTLVNPVVCSSIIPLKQNLFDLVIFDEASQLRLEDTFAALMRGRHKVVSGDTHQMPPTSYFASSKTMLIDWTEADEETTDFEMIDSDDTDLAEKESLLEYAEDMGYQRSFLDFHYRSRHPDLIAFSNAAFYGSRLVPMPAMKDYQAIELIEVDGLYDRNINKDEAERVLQLLLEIVDGGRQTVDDKRETETEEIIKVPSVGVATFNLHQRNYLLECLQELKLADEVAARKINALEAAGLFVKNLENVQGDERDVIIISTTFGRREDGRFLQLFGPINQAKGYKLLNVIVTRAKQKVYVVTSIPSEFYNQYAVQIAEIGNTGRTSLYAYISYAKALTIGNQELKQSILETLAAHCPEPIYNHYSHQAASPFIEEVARRLANFIATERIQTHYCCGGFVIDIAVLPAENELNQTIWAIECDGSKAHKSSEAYMHDLYREIQLERLGFQVLRIYSANWWMDAEGSLRKVVDSCV, encoded by the coding sequence ATGTCCGACTCTAAATTTTTGCAAATACTCAAACAAAAACTGACTGTTGGTAATCGGCGTTCGATACACCTGAATGTATTGCCAAGTCGTCAACTGAACCGTTTGGATTTGAAGGACATAGAAGTGCTGCAAGCCAATTTACCCCAAAAATTCATCGAAACCCTGCTCACCAAATCCAAATTCACTTTTCATTTGGAATACCGCAATGCCGAAAAACGCATCGAACAACTCGAAGAAGATGAAAGCAAAACATTGCTTCTACTCAACAAACGCTTGAACGCAATTACCTACGAAAACAACGATAATTTTTTAGAACATGGTGTGAAACCCTTTGCATTTGGTTATCCCATCCTATTGAAGCGAGATCGAAGCGACCCAAAGCGCATCATCAAAGCCCCAGTTTTGATTTGGTATTTAGACATCGAAAAATCGGCAACGCAGGCTTATAAGTGGACTATTCGCAGAGAAGAAGATTACCCCATTTTGGTCAATCAAATGCTCATTGCCCACATCGAAAAAGACGAAAATATTACGCTTCAAAACATTGCAGAAGAATTTTTGGACGACTCCAAAATTGATGAAAGCGAACTAGTTGACATTGCCAACCAAATATTGAAGCAGTTCAACGCCGAAGAAGAACATTTCAGTGCTATCGTCACACCTTGCCCAGGAAGTGATACGATAAAGCACATTGACTTAAAGAAACCCACCATTCGCTGGGCAGGAGTATTTGGGATTTTTAAAACACAAAAGCAGCCGATTATCAAAGATATAGATCAATTGATGCGACTGCAATCACCAGAACTGGTTGAACGAGAAAATCCTGATTTGCATACCGAAATTCGCAATCTTGAGAACTCTTTAGAGCAAAGCGATATACTATACGACAAATACAAAACAGCAGAAATCTCCTTTCAAAAATCGACATTTGTAGGAATAGCCACCGATCCTTCGCAGCAAGCAATCATCAATACACTTGCCAAGTCTCCCTTAAAAATTATCCAAGGACCACCCGGTACAGGCAAGAGTCAATCTCTAACGGCTCTTATCCTCAATGCTTTAGAAAACGGGGCGAAATGTTTGGTGGTTTGTGAAAAACGAACGGCTCTGGAGGTTATCCAAAATAATCTGCACCGCTTAGGGCTGCAAGATTTGACCATTATCATTGAAGACATCTCCAAAGACCGTACAAAAGTAGTGGACTCAGTGCGGGACCGCATTGACCGAAAAGCCGAGATGCCAACCTTTGAAGAGTTTCAGTACCAGCATGTTTTGGCGCAAGCACGAAAAGCCAAAGAAATCGTCAATGGCCATCACCATTTTTTGGGGCGTGAACGTTTGGGCGCATATAATTGGACAGATTTGGTAGGGCTGTTTTTGAAGCGAGTTGAGCAGGAAAACAAAATTGCAGCCTTAGATGAATTGTTGAATACGGCGAGTTTTGAGTTTGCCTACAACGAATATTTGAGTCTCTTAGAAGCGATTCAACAATCTCAACCACTCTTTGCCAATATTCCTCTTGAAAATCAGAAAAACAATCTTTTTTCCATCAATATTTGGACTGCTCTTCAATCTCATCCATTGCAGCGAATCAGCAAGCGACTGTATCAAAGTGAAAAACCAGCAGAAGCCCGTTTTTATGTCGAAAAACAGTTAAAGCGTTTTGTTCCCGAAATAGAAAGATTGCTTGCTGAACTTCAAAAAATAAGAAGAGAGTATATTCAAAAGCTTCAAAATCAATATGAAACAATCTTCCATTCTTTGAAGGGAAAGACGGATGCACTGCAAAACAGATTGCAGCAAAACCTTCAATTGTATAAGGACAACTTTGACCAAACAAGTGGAATGACACATTTTGGGGTGAAAGTATTGGCTGTTTTCAGTGGTAAGCACCAACAAATTCTGCAAGAACAAAAACAATGTATTGGAGATTACTTTGAAATTAAAAGTAAATGGAATGAGACCAAATATTTTGACCATACATTTACAGAAGTAGGAGAGGAAGAAGTATTTACCTTCAGTCAATTGAAGGAAAATGTCGCCATTTTTGTGGCTTCTTTAGAAACTTGGAAATCGGAGTTTCCGAAATGGATTGAAAACTATGCCGATGATTTGAGCGGCCAAAATATTCAGCCTCCTATCGAAATGGACGAATCACTAGCAATGGTACAAAGTCACTACCAAGAACATATTGAAGCTATCAATGAAGCCGATTTTTTGCAGGCACAAATCGTGGAAGGAGATGAGAGGTTGAAGTCGCAAATGATTAACCTTCAATGGCTGGTAAATCATTTATCAGAAATACAGCAAAACTTCAATGCTTATGTTTCTTTCGCTAAATGGCAATATTTTTACCTCAACTGTCATGCCTTGCAGCAATCGGTTTTGAAGGCGTTGATACAGATTCAGCCCAGTGATTGGCAAATCGCTTTTGAAGGCTGGTATTTTCATTGGACTTTGGCGAGAAATGAAAGCACCGAAACGCCGAAAGATGATCAGACTTTGAAAAGTCTGCGGGCATATATGAAAAGCATAGAAGAACTGCAAATTCCCAAGATACTACGGGCATGGCACCGTTACCAACATAAATCGGTGCGTAAATTCAATGATAGAGCTACGCATACAAGTGTGAAACGATTGTATAACAAACGTGGCTCGAAAGGAGAACGCCGAAATTCGCTTCGAAAAATCATCAATGCCGATTTTGACTTATTTACTGATTTTTTTCCAGTCACTTTGGTCAATCCAGTGGTTTGTAGTTCGATTATTCCATTGAAGCAGAACTTGTTTGACTTGGTGATTTTTGATGAAGCGAGTCAGTTGCGATTGGAAGATACTTTTGCTGCTTTGATGCGTGGACGGCACAAGGTGGTGTCGGGTGATACGCATCAGATGCCGCCAACGAGCTATTTTGCCAGTAGCAAAACGATGTTGATTGATTGGACAGAAGCAGATGAAGAAACGACTGATTTTGAGATGATTGATAGCGATGATACCGACCTCGCCGAAAAAGAATCACTTTTGGAGTATGCAGAAGATATGGGATATCAACGCTCTTTTTTGGATTTTCACTACCGCAGCCGACACCCCGATTTGATTGCATTTTCGAATGCTGCTTTTTATGGTTCTCGCTTGGTGCCGATGCCTGCTATGAAAGATTATCAAGCTATTGAACTAATTGAAGTAGATGGACTTTACGACAGAAATATTAACAAAGACGAGGCGGAGCGTGTACTGCAATTGTTGTTGGAAATAGTGGATGGTGGACGACAGACGGTGGACGACAAACGAGAAACAGAAACGGAGGAAATCATCAAAGTGCCTTCTGTGGGGGTGGCTACCTTCAATTTGCACCAACGGAACTATTTGTTGGAGTGTTTGCAGGAATTGAAGTTGGCAGATGAAGTAGCAGCTCGAAAAATTAATGCTTTAGAAGCAGCAGGTTTATTTGTGAAAAACTTGGAGAATGTGCAAGGTGATGAAAGGGATGTGATTATTATTTCGACCACTTTTGGTAGGAGAGAGGATGGACGTTTTCTGCAATTGTTTGGGCCAATTAATCAGGCGAAAGGATATAAGTTGCTGAATGTGATTGTGACTCGTGCCAAGCAAAAGGTGTATGTGGTGACATCTATTCCGTCTGAATTTTACAATCAATATGCTGTTCAGATAGCAGAAATAGGCAATACGGGACGTACTTCATTGTATGCCTATATCAGTTATGCAAAGGCTTTGACGATTGGAAACCAGGAATTGAAGCAGTCGATTTTGGAAACTTTGGCAGCGCATTGTCCTGAGCCAATATATAACCATTATTCGCATCAAGCAGCTTCTCCTTTTATTGAAGAGGTAGCAAGAAGATTGGCGAATTTTATTGCTACTGAACGTATTCAAACACACTATTGCTGTGGAGGTTTTGTAATAGATATTGCGGTTTTACCTGCTGAAAATGAACTCAATCAGACGATTTGGGCGATTGAATGTGACGGTAGTAAGGCTCACAAAAGTTCGGAGGCGTATATGCACGATTTGTACCGAGAAATTCAGTTGGAGCGTTTGGGTTTTCAGGTTTTGAGGATTTATTCGGCGAATTGGTGGATGGATGCGGAAGGGAGTTTGAGGAAGGTTGTTGATAGTTGTGTTTAA
- the mdh gene encoding malate dehydrogenase — translation MKVSVIGAGNVGATVANVVAHGNYAKEVVLLDIKEGVAEGKALDIWQTSAINSYSTATVGVTNDYAATAGSDVTVITSGVPRKPGMSRDDLIGINAKIVKTVTENVVKHSPNTIIIIVANPLDVMSYCSYLTSKLPSNKVFGMAGILDTARYRAFLATEIGVSPRDIQAVLMGGHGDTMVPLPRYTTVSGIPVTELVGEEKLNAIIDRTKKGGGELVQLMGTSAWYAPGAAAAQMVETIAKDEKRIFPCCAWLDGEYGMKEIYLGVPVLLGKNGIEKILELDLNEEEMEMMNTSAGHVRDVMKVLDDMKLF, via the coding sequence ATGAAGGTTTCTGTGATTGGTGCAGGTAATGTTGGGGCTACAGTTGCCAACGTTGTCGCACATGGCAATTATGCAAAAGAAGTGGTTTTATTGGATATTAAAGAAGGGGTAGCTGAGGGTAAAGCTTTGGATATTTGGCAAACATCAGCCATCAATTCCTATAGTACTGCTACCGTTGGTGTGACAAATGACTATGCTGCAACAGCGGGTTCTGATGTAACTGTAATTACTTCAGGTGTACCTCGCAAGCCAGGGATGAGCCGTGACGATTTAATTGGAATCAACGCCAAAATCGTGAAAACAGTGACCGAAAATGTGGTGAAACATTCTCCGAATACCATCATCATTATTGTTGCAAATCCTTTGGATGTAATGAGTTACTGTTCTTACCTGACTTCAAAATTGCCTTCTAACAAGGTCTTTGGAATGGCAGGAATTTTGGACACCGCTCGTTATCGTGCATTTTTGGCTACCGAAATTGGTGTTTCTCCAAGAGATATTCAAGCAGTTTTGATGGGCGGACATGGTGATACCATGGTTCCATTACCTCGTTATACAACCGTTTCTGGTATTCCTGTTACCGAATTGGTAGGGGAAGAAAAATTGAATGCCATTATCGACAGAACAAAAAAAGGGGGTGGAGAATTGGTTCAATTGATGGGAACTTCTGCATGGTATGCGCCAGGTGCTGCTGCTGCTCAAATGGTAGAGACCATTGCTAAAGATGAAAAACGCATTTTCCCTTGTTGTGCTTGGTTGGATGGTGAATATGGAATGAAGGAAATTTACCTAGGTGTGCCTGTATTGTTGGGTAAAAACGGTATCGAAAAGATTCTCGAATTGGATCTAAACGAGGAAGAAATGGAAATGATGAATACTTCAGCAGGTCATGTTCGTGACGTGATGAAAGTATTGGACGATATGAAATTGTTCTAG
- the proC gene encoding pyrroline-5-carboxylate reductase — translation MKILIIGGGNMGTTFAQSFLAAHIIRPKDLMILEKNEERLQFLRTAEIGTIYDEAGDYIHDVDLLVLAVKPQNTADLFPVIRPYLNPEQLVLSIMAGVQMSSIEEALGVKKVIRAMPNLPAQVGMGMTAFTAREEVNRKELIEVQNLLSTTGRAIYFEEESMLDAATAISGSGPAYVFYFMKSMIAAAEKLGFSETHAELLVWQTFMGAVHLHNKNSISPQEWIKRVSSKGGTTEAAVNVFEERKLGDAIQEGVFAAFKRSVELGSK, via the coding sequence ATGAAAATTCTAATCATTGGCGGTGGCAACATGGGTACAACCTTTGCTCAAAGTTTTTTGGCTGCCCACATTATCCGCCCAAAGGATTTGATGATACTTGAAAAGAATGAGGAGCGACTGCAATTTTTACGCACCGCCGAGATTGGTACTATCTACGACGAAGCGGGTGACTATATACACGATGTAGATTTGTTGGTTTTGGCTGTGAAACCTCAAAATACGGCTGATTTGTTTCCTGTCATTCGACCTTACTTAAATCCCGAACAGCTGGTACTTTCCATTATGGCGGGAGTTCAAATGTCGAGCATTGAAGAAGCTTTGGGCGTAAAGAAAGTGATTCGTGCAATGCCTAATTTACCTGCTCAGGTCGGCATGGGAATGACGGCTTTTACGGCTCGGGAGGAGGTCAACCGAAAGGAACTGATTGAAGTCCAGAATCTTTTAAGTACTACTGGAAGAGCGATTTATTTTGAAGAAGAATCCATGTTGGATGCGGCTACAGCTATTTCAGGCAGTGGACCTGCCTATGTTTTTTACTTTATGAAGTCCATGATTGCTGCGGCAGAGAAATTGGGTTTTTCGGAAACACACGCCGAATTGTTGGTTTGGCAGACTTTTATGGGGGCAGTTCACCTTCACAACAAAAATAGTATTTCGCCACAAGAATGGATCAAACGGGTTTCTTCAAAAGGAGGAACGACAGAGGCTGCGGTGAATGTTTTTGAAGAACGAAAATTGGGAGATGCGATTCAAGAGGGTGTTTTTGCGGCTTTTAAACGATCGGTGGAGTTAGGGAGTAAATAG
- a CDS encoding ABC transporter ATP-binding protein, with the protein MNKQNVTVGQAFKEFIWPRKGIVFIGLILIVISRLASLVLPLKSKELLDEIIPNKDMDALMTLVMLVTGAILIQAITSFALTRILSVEAQFLISKLRAKVQKQVLALPISYFDNNKSGALVSRIMTDVEGVRNLVGTGLVQLFGGSLTAVLSLFLLINISPKMTLFVLTPVVIFAFIALKAFGYIRPIFRNRGVINAEVTGRLTESLNGVRVIKGFNAETQENVSFEEGVDRLFQNVKKSLTATALMTSSSAFLLGLASVGIMGIGGAMIIEGTLTTGDFLEFTLLLGFLIAPIVQMSNIGSQLTEAFAGLDRTEEIMNMKPEDDPMVRTIQMEHIRGDVEFKDVSFSYQEGKEVIHNISLDAPKGSVTALVGSSGSGKSTIASLIATFINPDAGMITIDGQDLSKVSLDSFRKQLGVVLQDDFLFEGTIRENILFPRPDATQQQLLEAVNAAYVNEFTDRFEEGLETMIGERGVKLSGGQRQRIAIARAVLANPRILILDEATSNLDTESESLIQKSLAQLMKGRTTFVIAHRLSTIRQANQILVIEQGKIAEQGNHDELIERKGRYFELFTYQSKI; encoded by the coding sequence ATGAACAAACAAAATGTAACCGTAGGTCAGGCATTCAAAGAATTTATTTGGCCCCGCAAAGGCATCGTTTTCATAGGATTAATATTGATAGTCATCAGTCGATTGGCGAGTTTGGTGTTGCCATTGAAGAGTAAGGAGCTATTGGACGAAATCATCCCGAATAAAGACATGGACGCTTTGATGACCTTGGTGATGCTGGTAACAGGAGCGATTCTCATTCAAGCAATCACCTCCTTTGCTTTGACCCGAATATTGAGCGTAGAAGCCCAATTCTTGATTTCTAAATTAAGAGCAAAAGTCCAGAAACAGGTTTTGGCGTTGCCCATTTCTTATTTCGACAACAACAAATCTGGGGCATTGGTATCCCGAATCATGACCGATGTTGAAGGTGTCCGAAACCTTGTAGGAACGGGCTTGGTGCAATTGTTTGGCGGTTCACTCACGGCAGTTCTCTCTCTTTTTCTACTCATCAACATCAGTCCCAAAATGACCCTATTCGTTTTGACTCCCGTTGTCATTTTCGCTTTCATTGCTTTGAAGGCGTTTGGGTATATCCGACCGATTTTCAGAAACAGAGGAGTCATCAATGCGGAAGTGACGGGGCGATTAACCGAATCCTTGAATGGGGTGCGGGTTATCAAGGGCTTCAATGCCGAAACACAAGAAAATGTGAGTTTTGAAGAAGGCGTTGACCGCTTATTTCAGAATGTCAAGAAGAGTTTGACCGCAACGGCACTCATGACGAGTTCTTCAGCTTTTCTGCTGGGTTTGGCTTCTGTCGGTATCATGGGAATAGGCGGAGCGATGATTATTGAAGGTACATTGACAACGGGTGATTTTTTAGAGTTTACCCTTTTACTGGGTTTTTTGATTGCGCCGATTGTTCAGATGAGCAATATTGGAAGTCAATTAACCGAAGCCTTTGCAGGTTTGGATAGAACTGAAGAAATCATGAATATGAAACCAGAAGACGACCCGATGGTCAGAACGATTCAGATGGAGCATATTCGGGGCGATGTTGAGTTCAAAGATGTATCATTTTCGTATCAAGAGGGGAAAGAGGTCATTCACAACATTAGTCTTGATGCACCAAAAGGTTCGGTAACGGCTTTAGTCGGTTCTTCTGGTTCTGGAAAATCAACGATTGCCAGTTTGATTGCGACCTTTATCAATCCCGATGCAGGCATGATTACAATTGACGGACAAGACTTGTCTAAGGTGAGTTTGGATTCATTTAGAAAACAACTGGGCGTTGTGCTGCAAGATGATTTTTTGTTTGAAGGAACGATAAGGGAAAACATCCTTTTTCCAAGACCTGATGCTACGCAGCAGCAATTATTGGAGGCAGTGAATGCGGCTTATGTCAATGAATTTACCGACCGTTTTGAGGAGGGTTTGGAGACCATGATTGGAGAAAGAGGGGTAAAGCTTTCGGGTGGACAAAGGCAACGTATTGCGATTGCGAGAGCTGTTTTGGCAAATCCCAGAATTTTAATTCTCGATGAAGCGACCTCCAATTTGGACACTGAAAGTGAGTCTTTGATTCAGAAAAGTTTGGCTCAGTTGATGAAGGGCAGGACAACTTTTGTGATTGCTCACCGATTGAGTACGATTCGGCAAGCGAATCAGATTTTGGTGATTGAACAGGGAAAAATTGCAGAACAAGGCAATCACGATGAATTGATTGAACGCAAAGGAAGGTATTTTGAGTTGTTTACTTATCAGAGTAAAATCTAA
- a CDS encoding methyltransferase domain-containing protein, whose amino-acid sequence MKPPILHRRGIPFFYEKTKAEYHKDPYERYDEMVVKQSVIHLADTVWKGYPMQAIFDFAENHYPTDSKSKNNILELGCGVGRWIGTLAQGYPNANCWGIDYSYQMLRRASEFWMEGREILMDLTRRGFTQPLTVQGHQLKNLQLGLAKAENLPFASNTQDLVLNSFLLDRLDDPSKGLQEMHRVLKPNGKLVLVTPLNFHKASHWQTYYPPIKLSLILTQIGFSILDWQEEIIIKEPMDFHGNAVTWRCIGFVAIKMG is encoded by the coding sequence ATGAAACCTCCAATACTACACCGCAGAGGAATCCCCTTTTTTTATGAAAAAACGAAAGCCGAGTACCACAAAGACCCTTATGAAAGGTATGATGAGATGGTGGTGAAGCAGTCAGTGATTCATTTGGCAGATACTGTATGGAAGGGCTACCCGATGCAGGCTATTTTTGACTTCGCTGAAAATCATTATCCTACTGATTCCAAATCCAAAAACAATATTTTGGAACTCGGCTGTGGAGTTGGGCGATGGATTGGAACTTTGGCGCAAGGCTATCCAAATGCAAACTGCTGGGGAATAGATTATAGTTACCAAATGTTGAGGCGTGCAAGTGAATTTTGGATGGAAGGAAGGGAGATTTTGATGGATTTGACAAGGAGGGGATTTACTCAACCTTTGACCGTACAAGGACATCAGCTGAAAAACCTGCAATTGGGATTGGCAAAAGCCGAAAACCTTCCTTTTGCAAGCAACACTCAGGATTTGGTCTTGAATAGTTTTTTGCTCGATAGATTGGATGACCCAAGCAAAGGGCTGCAAGAAATGCACCGTGTATTGAAGCCTAACGGGAAACTTGTCCTCGTTACACCACTTAATTTTCACAAAGCCAGCCACTGGCAAACCTACTACCCTCCAATAAAACTTTCCCTAATATTGACTCAAATCGGTTTTAGTATCTTGGATTGGCAAGAGGAAATCATCATAAAAGAACCAATGGATTTTCATGGCAATGCTGTGACTTGGAGGTGCATAGGTTTTGTGGCCATCAAAATGGGCTAA
- a CDS encoding DUF4230 domain-containing protein: protein MQKNIPIKFVIPLLVLIPLLSVMFFGIGKEMGYKKGHEVGIEEGEANGFTLGYDNAMLDARELIYLAHKGALHLLVDENQQTYLPYQYVVNKLHQKKYKAPVDSLVDTMNRTILKSIVNFESFSKQESDSIVAAYQTIHKELAKKIEKDFTPLTNLLEKNVSTRKLASQFVQSISGYTCDLVALLNPLQKRKLASSLIQAGKIVVRKNEMRLDTDTEITPKLLDDIADDICNIIAKNSFALVAELFDEYATVVDFNESLVVSKHHRELVKKLLTVEDEVTINIKETFKRDVLGFDALAFDANIDFKVNAKVGAGIDLDQYFKASVIQEQEDSVVQNYIVITVAPPKVLTTDIDFNVKSVNEFFSKSLEGDEITALIKEGKKMAVEKAIGEGILKQAETSTQLVFEQLYFPLLMNNDKYKLVVRYKEPKIGEEGNTPEIGK, encoded by the coding sequence ATGCAAAAAAATATCCCTATAAAATTTGTAATTCCTTTGTTGGTGTTGATTCCTCTTTTGAGCGTCATGTTCTTTGGAATAGGCAAAGAAATGGGTTACAAAAAAGGACATGAGGTGGGCATAGAAGAAGGTGAAGCCAATGGTTTTACTTTGGGGTATGACAATGCCATGTTGGATGCTCGTGAGTTGATTTACTTAGCACACAAAGGAGCCTTACATTTGTTGGTCGATGAAAATCAGCAGACCTATTTGCCCTATCAATATGTGGTCAATAAATTGCATCAAAAAAAATACAAAGCCCCCGTAGATAGTTTGGTGGACACGATGAACAGAACCATTTTGAAGAGCATCGTCAATTTTGAAAGTTTTTCGAAGCAAGAAAGCGATAGCATTGTAGCAGCTTATCAAACGATTCATAAAGAACTCGCCAAAAAGATAGAAAAAGACTTTACACCTCTGACCAACCTCCTCGAAAAAAACGTATCTACTCGCAAACTTGCCAGCCAATTTGTGCAAAGTATCAGTGGCTATACCTGCGATTTGGTAGCTTTGCTGAATCCACTTCAAAAGCGAAAATTGGCAAGCAGCTTGATTCAGGCGGGCAAAATTGTGGTGCGAAAAAACGAAATGCGTTTGGATACAGATACCGAAATTACGCCTAAATTGTTGGACGACATAGCCGATGATATTTGCAATATCATTGCCAAAAATTCCTTTGCCCTCGTTGCAGAACTCTTTGACGAATACGCAACAGTTGTGGACTTCAATGAAAGTTTGGTGGTGAGCAAACACCATCGAGAACTGGTCAAAAAACTATTGACCGTTGAAGATGAAGTGACTATCAATATCAAGGAAACCTTCAAGCGGGACGTTTTGGGTTTTGATGCCTTGGCTTTTGATGCCAATATTGATTTCAAAGTGAATGCAAAAGTGGGGGCAGGCATTGATTTGGATCAATACTTCAAAGCAAGTGTGATTCAAGAACAAGAAGATTCTGTTGTTCAAAATTACATTGTCATTACTGTTGCACCTCCCAAAGTATTGACCACCGATATTGACTTCAATGTGAAGAGTGTCAATGAGTTTTTTAGCAAAAGTTTGGAAGGAGATGAAATTACTGCATTGATCAAAGAAGGTAAAAAAATGGCGGTAGAAAAGGCTATTGGGGAAGGGATTTTGAAGCAAGCAGAAACAAGTACGCAATTGGTATTTGAGCAGTTGTATTTTCCTTTGTTGATGAATAACGACAAATATAAGTTGGTGGTGCGCTACAAAGAACCAAAAATTGGAGAAGAGGGAAATACCCCTGAAATTGGGAAATAA
- a CDS encoding ABC transporter ATP-binding protein, protein MSDNELAEVRNKEIGFVFQTFNLLPRLTALGNVAIPLIYGGVPKKEREQRATDMLDAVGLGDRNHHKPNELSGGQRQRVAIARALINRPSIILADEPTGNLDSKTSVEIMQMLNKIHRDGNTVIMVTHEEEMAMYAHRIIRLKDGVIEQDEENLSPRD, encoded by the coding sequence ATGAGCGACAACGAGTTAGCCGAAGTCCGCAATAAAGAAATTGGTTTTGTCTTTCAAACCTTCAATTTATTGCCTCGATTGACCGCCTTAGGAAATGTAGCTATCCCCCTGATTTATGGTGGAGTACCCAAAAAGGAAAGAGAACAGCGTGCTACGGATATGTTGGATGCCGTAGGGCTTGGCGATCGCAACCATCACAAACCCAATGAGCTATCAGGTGGTCAACGCCAAAGAGTAGCAATCGCTCGTGCTCTTATCAACCGCCCTTCCATTATCCTCGCCGATGAACCGACAGGAAACCTCGACTCCAAAACTTCGGTCGAAATCATGCAAATGCTCAACAAAATTCACCGAGATGGCAATACGGTCATCATGGTCACACACGAAGAAGAAATGGCGATGTATGCTCACCGAATTATACGATTGAAGGATGGAGTGATTGAACAAGACGAAGAAAATTTATCCCCGAGAGATTAA